The stretch of DNA CAGCCTGGCGATGGACGTCACCCAATCGGTCCTGCTCGTGGATGCCAATCTCCAGAGTCCCACGATCCACGAAGTGTTCGATCTCGGAGCCAGCGAAGGTTTGGCCAACTATCTCCTCGACGATACCCCGCTTGAAGATCTGTTGATCCATCCCGGCATCGGCCGATTTGTGCTGCTTCCGGGCGGACGTGCTGTTCCCCACTCGGCCGAGGCCTTGACCTCCCCCAAGATGATTGCCTTGGTGGAAGAGCTGAAACATCGCTACCACTCGCGGATTATCATGTTTGATCTGCCGCCGCTCCTGAACACATCCGACGTGCTGGCCTTTACACCCTATATCGACGCGCTGCTGTTAGTCATCGAAGAAGGGCATACGAAAGCCGAGGATGTCGAACGGGCGTTGTCGTTGGTGAAGCACTCAACCCCGATACTTGGCACGGTCTTGAACAAAGCAGGGCGGGCGGGGATCGGCCCGGCTGAGATGAAGAAACTCGTCTGATCGCTCGAACGGCCGATGTACAAACCGGTATGGGCTTGGACGCAGGTCCGGCAGCTGTTGAATGGGAGCCGTTACTTGCGGGACAATACCGACGCACGTCCCTTCACACCATGAAACAAATTCTTCAGCATAAGCGGTCCGGTGCGGTGACGGTAGAGGAGGTGCCTCCGCCCTGCCTCCGTGGCAACGGCCTCTTGGTGCTCAACGAGGCGTCTCTCATCAGCCCGGGCACCCGCGCCTGTTTTCTGGCAGTGCGAAGCCTGAGCAGCGGTGCTGCCCATCAGCTCTAGCACGAATGCTATTGACCTTCAGACGGTTGTCCCGTAAGTAGGAGAGTATGTACGAAGCCTTTTATAACCTGAAGCTCAGGCCCTTTACGCTTGCACCGAATCCTGATTTCCTCTATCGGGGAGACACACATCGGCTTGCGATGGCGACATTGGAATACGGCCTCCTCAACGAAGCAGGCTTTGTCGTGCTCACAGGCATGCCAGGAATGGGGAAAACGACCCTTCTGCAACAACTCCTGGCTGAGCATCAGCGCCATTTCACGACCGGGTTGATCACCAATACCCATCCGGGCATGGATACTCTGCTCCCTTGGATTCTGCTGGCATTCGGTCTGGGCGGAGCACACCCAGACAAACTGCAGGCCTTCTATGAGTTTGAGCAATTCCTCGCGAAAGAGACCATCGCCAGACGGCGGGTGCTCTTGATCGTCGATGAAGCGCAAAATCTCGGAGCGAATCTGCTGGAAGAACTGCGCCTGCTCTCCAACCTGAATAAGGACAAGGCACCTATTCTCCAGATCATTTTGTCCGGGCAACCGGACCTGCGACAGCTTCTACAACGCAAAGATCTCACCCAGTTCGCTCAACGCGTCATGGTGGATTACAGTCTCGATCCCTTTCAGGAAGAAGACAGCATGGGCTACATCGCCCATCGTTTGCGGGTGGCGGGCCGCGAGGAACCGATCTTCACCCAGCACGCCACTCGGATGATTCATCGGCTCAGCGGGGGCATTCCACGCCTGATCAACCAACTGTGCGATACGTCCCTGACCTACGGGTACGCGGAGGGAGCCCCCTTTCTCTCCAGCAAGATCGTGGCAGAAGCGGCGAAAGACCGGAGCAAAGGGGGCATTCTCCCGCTCGCGGGCGCCGATGCGCTGACGGCCATGACGCCGGAACAGGAGTTAGCGGAGCAGACTGAGCTCGCCACGTTTGCGGCACACTCCGTTTCTGCTCCCGGCACCGCCGACCGATCGGTCAACAATGCGCAGGCGACCGCAACGACAGCCCATCCGTCCGGTCGTGATGCGCAGGAGGCCTACGAACGCGGCCTGGCGATTAAGAAAGTCGGGTTGCATAGAGATGCGTTGCAGCAGTTTTCCCTTGCCGCCCTGGATGCCTCTTTCACCTTCAGGGCCATGGCGCAAGTCGGCATTTGCCTGAAGGCCCTCGGCCAATCCGAGGAAGCCGTCACCGCATTTCAAAAATCCTTACAGGCGCAACGAGGCACGTCCGCCGATACGATCCAGGTACGGTATCTGCTCGCGCGCACACTCGAGTCCTTGGGACGAATCGAGGACGCGCTTGAGCATTACCGCTGGATCAGACGGGAAGAACCTGCTTTCAAGGACGTCGCCGAACGACTCGACCGCCTGGACAGCCGCCGACCTGCATCGACTCGTGAACGGGAGCACGGCAGCGAGGGATCGTCCTGGATGGCCCAGCTCCAGCGCATCCTCGGCGCCTCCAAGTAGCCCACCGCTTCGTCCGATCCGGCAACCCAAGTGAGTAGCACTCAAGTTTTGCCTGGTCGCAACCGATGAGGAGCCAGGGGAGTGCCGACATGGGATTAGAAATCATTCAAATCGTCGAAGACGATCACAGCCAAGCCAAGCTACTGGATCAAATCCTTCGTCAGGCATCCTTCCGCACCAACGTCGCATTCGATGGACCCTCCGCCATGCAGGATGTCTGGCGCATCAAGCCTTCGTTGATCGTGGCCGATGATAATCTGCCCGGCCTGAACGGACGTGAAATATGCAAGCGTCTGCGACAAGACCCCTCTACGAAGCATATTCCCTTCATCGTACTGTCCGGCTATTCTTCAGAGGAAAGCCGGGTTGAAGCGCTTGATAGTGGGGCGGATGATTTCATCGTCAAGCCGTATGGAGCGGCCGAACTGGTCGCGCGAGTACGCGCCCTCCTCCGTCGAACGCAACAAGGGCAAGGGCAGGAGGAGGAGCTCGGCGAAGACCTTGCACTCACCGAGAATCTTTATGCGGTGGACTACCGTGGGCGCAAGCTCATCCTCTCCACGGAAGAATGGAAGACCTTACGCCGATTGGTCAACAGCGCCGGAAGCGTGGTGCCTCGCGAGGAACTCAGTACCCTGTTGTGGGGAAACGATGCCTTACTGCACGACGGTGAAATGAACCGTTGCATAGAACAATTGAATAGCAAACTGGCCGGGGAGGGGCCGGCGAGCGGAAGCATTAAAATCGTGCCCGGCGGATTTCGTCTGCTCCTTCCATCATCAGAAAAGTCAGACGTCCTTCCGGCTCAGTAACGTCTCGTTCAGATCCACTCCCATCCACAGGCGTCCGGATGCCAGGAGATCCGGCAACCAGGCTAACTCTCCCGGTACTCGTCTCGCTCGTCGGCGGGCCCGCTTCCAATCCCGTTCGATACGTGCCTGCACGGTGAGGTTCAGCCTCTTACCCCAACGCCTGAAATCAGCCAATTCCTCATAACGCCCCAACAAGGCCTGCACCTGCTTAATCCGGTTCACCACATCGTGTTTGATCGCGGCTCGTTCCGGCAACCATTCCGTCTGATACCGGATCGTCTTGAGTCTGAGACGTAACGCATGGAGCCGTTTGCGACGAGGCTTTTCCGAAGCCTTCTCGATCAACTGCGAGAGCGCACGCTCATGTTCATGCCTCAACACTTCCAGGCGGCGCTTCAGGGAAAGACCCGCGGGAGTGATCAGCGGAATCGCCTGTTTCCAGACCACCTGTTCAATCTTGTGATAGGCCTGCGCGCGAACCAGCTTGTGTTCTCGTCCCGCGATCCAGACCTCGGCGGCCATGATGTCCGACTCGGGAGCCTCAATTTTCATCAGATATTCCCGGAACACGTGTGAGGCCCGCAGCCGACTCAAGCGACTCACGGCCTGAGCCATCACGGCGGCGCGGTCACGATCATCACAGAGCTCCAGTACGGCTTGCAGTCTCCGGCAATGGGTGCGAATCGAGTGGATGGTCTCAGCGGAGCCTTCACCCGCCATTGCATGGCGTATCAGCCCAAGGACCGTAGATTGGTACGCCGCCGCCGTCCGAACGACATCTTGCCCGAGACCGGGCAGTGCGGTATGAATAGAGGAGTGTCGCGTCCTCACGGCAACCCAGGAGTGGACGTGGATGGCGACAGACACAGGGCAGCGGAAAAAAATCGAGTCGCGATTGAAGTCATGACCGTCACCCCATTACCCACGTTCTTGCTGCTGGAGGATGCTTGATGGACTGTCTCTTCTTTCGACATGGTATCGCAATCGAGCGTGAGAAGTGGAGAGGGTCGGAACAGGACCGCCCGCTGACCGACCAAGGCGCCGGCAGGACCAAGGAATCCGGCAAGGGACTCCTCGCGTTGCGCATGAGGCCAACGCATATCCTTTCAAGTCCCCTGACACGGGCACACGAAACCGCGGTCATTCTTCAGTCTTTGATTCATTCCAAGCCGAAGATCCAGATCTGCACAGAACTCGATCCTGCCGCGGCGCCGCACGCCCTGTTTTCCCTGTTGGATGCCTTGCCATCGGATGCCGTCGTGTTGTGTGTCGGCCACGAACCGCACTTGAGTCTTGCCGCCGGGATCCTCCTGACCGGCAAGCCCTGCGGCGGGCTGTCGCTCAAAAAAGCAGGCGCCTGCCTGATACACATCGAGGAGTCCGTGAAGCCTGCGGCAGGGCGACTTGAGTGGTGGCTGACAGCCGGACAACTGCGCGCGCTCGCATGATCCACTGCCAATCGAACCAGTAGCAGGATGCAGAGAACGTCCGCCGGCGGGGTTCCTGCGACCTACACGCCAGGCCGCATAGAACGACGGTTCAGGTGGTTTCGTCGTCCTGGCTTGCCGTGATGAACTGAACCGGTCGCTTGAACACCTTCTCGAATAAATCGCTGCGACCCCGCGCCGCCCAGATTTCCAGCTCGGCATCACCCGAGACCTGCACCGTCATGACGACGGCCTTCCCGAGTTTCACCTCGACGTTCCGTACCACGGAAAACTGGCTTCGATCCAATCCGTCGGCGATACGGAGCAGGGCAGACAGCACATTGATGATGCGTTGGTTCCCTTGCGGTAGCACGGTGAACTCACTGTGTTTCCGGGTGGGAACCGAACGACGGTGGTACCGCGCGACGTTCGCGACCAGATCGATTTCCTCCGCGGTGAATCCGGAGAGATCGCTGTTCTTGATCAGGTAGTAGGCATGTTTGTGATGTTGGCGTGAATTGATCAAATATCCGATATCGTGCAGGATGGCCGCGAACTCCAGCCACTCACGCTCCCGCTGCCCGAATCCGTGCAGAGACGTGGTTTGGTCGAACAGCTGTAACGCGAGTCCGGCGACATGGAGTGCATGCGTCTCGGACACATGACATCGGCGAGCCAGGGCCAGGATGTTCCGTTTTCGGACATCGGGAATG from Nitrospira sp. encodes:
- a CDS encoding CpsD/CapB family tyrosine-protein kinase, which gives rise to MEWFQAALDRYKQQPPQNRPASRINRGPSARTAPAQIVYTRTRSLHIPEAVLRERRIIAGFGGGQFVDAFKILRTQITHRMREKGWNVIGVTSPGLGEGKTLTAVNLAISLAMDVTQSVLLVDANLQSPTIHEVFDLGASEGLANYLLDDTPLEDLLIHPGIGRFVLLPGGRAVPHSAEALTSPKMIALVEELKHRYHSRIIMFDLPPLLNTSDVLAFTPYIDALLLVIEEGHTKAEDVERALSLVKHSTPILGTVLNKAGRAGIGPAEMKKLV
- a CDS encoding AAA family ATPase, translated to MYEAFYNLKLRPFTLAPNPDFLYRGDTHRLAMATLEYGLLNEAGFVVLTGMPGMGKTTLLQQLLAEHQRHFTTGLITNTHPGMDTLLPWILLAFGLGGAHPDKLQAFYEFEQFLAKETIARRRVLLIVDEAQNLGANLLEELRLLSNLNKDKAPILQIILSGQPDLRQLLQRKDLTQFAQRVMVDYSLDPFQEEDSMGYIAHRLRVAGREEPIFTQHATRMIHRLSGGIPRLINQLCDTSLTYGYAEGAPFLSSKIVAEAAKDRSKGGILPLAGADALTAMTPEQELAEQTELATFAAHSVSAPGTADRSVNNAQATATTAHPSGRDAQEAYERGLAIKKVGLHRDALQQFSLAALDASFTFRAMAQVGICLKALGQSEEAVTAFQKSLQAQRGTSADTIQVRYLLARTLESLGRIEDALEHYRWIRREEPAFKDVAERLDRLDSRRPASTREREHGSEGSSWMAQLQRILGASK
- a CDS encoding response regulator transcription factor yields the protein MGLEIIQIVEDDHSQAKLLDQILRQASFRTNVAFDGPSAMQDVWRIKPSLIVADDNLPGLNGREICKRLRQDPSTKHIPFIVLSGYSSEESRVEALDSGADDFIVKPYGAAELVARVRALLRRTQQGQGQEEELGEDLALTENLYAVDYRGRKLILSTEEWKTLRRLVNSAGSVVPREELSTLLWGNDALLHDGEMNRCIEQLNSKLAGEGPASGSIKIVPGGFRLLLPSSEKSDVLPAQ
- a CDS encoding CHAD domain-containing protein, whose product is MAGEGSAETIHSIRTHCRRLQAVLELCDDRDRAAVMAQAVSRLSRLRASHVFREYLMKIEAPESDIMAAEVWIAGREHKLVRAQAYHKIEQVVWKQAIPLITPAGLSLKRRLEVLRHEHERALSQLIEKASEKPRRKRLHALRLRLKTIRYQTEWLPERAAIKHDVVNRIKQVQALLGRYEELADFRRWGKRLNLTVQARIERDWKRARRRARRVPGELAWLPDLLASGRLWMGVDLNETLLSRKDV
- a CDS encoding phosphoglycerate mutase family protein; this encodes MDCLFFRHGIAIEREKWRGSEQDRPLTDQGAGRTKESGKGLLALRMRPTHILSSPLTRAHETAVILQSLIHSKPKIQICTELDPAAAPHALFSLLDALPSDAVVLCVGHEPHLSLAAGILLTGKPCGGLSLKKAGACLIHIEESVKPAAGRLEWWLTAGQLRALA